CCTTGACGCGTCGGGAATTGATGGACGCGCTGGCAGGAGAAGGGATCGAACTGGACTCAAGAACGCAGGCGCCGATCCATCTCATCCGGCACGCTGCCCTCACCGGTCTGCTGTGCATGGGTCCAGAACGCGAAAACGGCGAAGCCACCTACGTACTCCGCGATGAATGGATCGGGGGGGAGTCGAGAGGTACGGGTGGGTCCGGGCTGGCCGAGCTGGCCATGAGGTACCTCGACTGCTTCGCCCCCGCCACTACCAGGGACTTCGCTATGTGGTCGGGACTGACCGCGGCCGAGGCGAAGGAGGCCTTGCGGGGCGCGGAGGCCATGGGTAAGCTCGCCGGGGTGAAGGTGGAGAAAGTCAGCATGTGGCTGCCCGTGAGCAAGGCTAAGATTCTCAGCCCATCCCGGCTGCGTAAAAGCACCGTAAAGCTGTTGCCCGCCTTCGATACGTACCTCCTCGGCTACGCTGACCGGTCGCTGCTGGTTTCCGATCAGCACCGCAAGGACGTATATCACGGTGGACAGACCCTCCCTGTGGTGCTGGTGGACGGGGCCGCCGCGGGGACCTGGAGGTACGAACGCCGGGGCAAGCGCCTGGCCATAGAGGTGAAACCTTTCGAGCGCCTCGACGATACTTCCAGCGGCCTGGTCGCGGAGGAAGCCGAGGACGTCGCGCGCTTTCTCGGCCTCCCGGCCACGCTGTGCATAAACGGTCCTTGAACCACATGGGGTCACCTTTAAAGACCCAAGTCAAGGGTAAGCCTCTCCATACCCCTTTCGGAAGGGGTTGCTGAAAGCTATTGGCTTGGGAGGACGCCTCCGAACGGGCACCTTGTCCCTTTCGCCTTAGCGGATATGACCTCTCTCTTTCGTCTGCGCTTTGCGGACCCTTCCAAACCTCAAGTTCACCTGATGGAGGTCTTTTCGGCCAGGTCTTGTTCTTTGGATACCCCGGTATGTTATAAGAACTGCATGCCGTTTTACTAATTATTGATGAGTATTACAGTAGAACAAGCAAATCCATCATGGATCCAAAAAACAAGACCTGGAATGATAAAGAACGGACGCCTCCGAACAATTAGGTGACAAACCAAACATGCCGGTTGAAAGGGCCGGCACGACCGAAAGGAGGCGTCCCATGAGTAGAGTGTACATC
This window of the Actinomycetota bacterium genome carries:
- a CDS encoding winged helix DNA-binding domain-containing protein; this encodes MVDELSVHQARFLRTGGQLLRESGDTVFLPAAVRSLVGINAQRTSAMFLALRARLEGVQKRAIEEAINLDRSLVRTWAMRGTIHLLAADDVEWLVSTLAPTLIAKGSRRMAELGLDESLAESGVDKIRAALRVRAEPLTRRELMDALAGEGIELDSRTQAPIHLIRHAALTGLLCMGPERENGEATYVLRDEWIGGESRGTGGSGLAELAMRYLDCFAPATTRDFAMWSGLTAAEAKEALRGAEAMGKLAGVKVEKVSMWLPVSKAKILSPSRLRKSTVKLLPAFDTYLLGYADRSLLVSDQHRKDVYHGGQTLPVVLVDGAAAGTWRYERRGKRLAIEVKPFERLDDTSSGLVAEEAEDVARFLGLPATLCINGP